From one Oceanimonas doudoroffii genomic stretch:
- a CDS encoding response regulator, whose product MISRAVAGANGISHGQWQAFRRSALLLVGYFMLAELGMWLAMPPLLSAPVWPAAGLALYCLTLWGTQYWKILWLASFSANVLHKVMLADHDLSASLIGMAAVTATGSVLATLTGVVILRKLLRTRAEQVNEGYIIALLLSTVALASVITAVTGIGSFYLFLSLTMEHLAGSLLNWWMSESLGMFIAIPFIQCAELKRTGFNDCRVGKLQFLPMLVCLLLVVGFIALSGVEKLKSDRQIAAFSTLLQDSLESSLLSLDDVTRSTAAYISSSERVTPAEFSSYASSLLIRPGIEGLAWIPRVMHQSREDFEARARRSFYPGFSLLEHDDNSIPVVAGVREAYYPFWLVFVRGGRQSLIGYDLGSESRELLKLSIDSGQVVFQERRPLHSGETDSNDDWRYFVPVYTPGFNPTLASVEENRREFIGFVSSLIHFNAFIDDIRERMGLLDVIFRITMNYRNDGSHFTVMDTRPAADRKGAADMHRHFDYLGYKRFNIEVWHEDAWKPARSLNTQGFMVTGVFILLLVTAYTYNSLLQNVRISQRVKQRTEALRKTRQELADILDNMTSYIVEVDFKGCITNVNRTLLRAYGGNKDSLLGVRVTDAYWLHDREEERQRLRKDINDAWRGMAVRRDVALTRQDGQALFVDMNIIPVRDDNGRVEKVIIAAVDITERKVAEDNLKKSSKRLFELNLGLEDLVEARTGELRQLTDQLEDRIKERTAELLQAQQNAEKANKAKSYFLATMSHEIRTPLNGVVGMLEVIYQTGLSQKQKEVMDVIYSSSISLTELINSILEFSKIESGTLDVVKEPLDLTALVEQVCQMFDYQARSSGVELTMFVDPALPSRVKSDSLRLRQILINLISNAIKFSSTKQPGKVSVSLNMTQSAPSAISVRLDVLDNGIGMNEQVVANLFQAFMQADSSTTRRFGGTGLGLAITHHLVGLLEGNIAVTSEPDNGSRFSVSLPFEVAVDDEPAKTGHDQVEGLNCLVIGDEQGIVSGLMCYLDHDRARVKFAETIQVAESMAPRYSSGDWVWIYDQPHQENVLAALRQAASAWTGSKVSFLTIERGARRSARRVAEDHVMIDANLLRRAAFMEAVMMAAGLVTLPEHNGVMEKHAGSAEGADRGKARILVVEDNVVNQKVIVQQLDLLGYDADLAGNGVEALSAIHESHYHLIFTDLSMPEMDGYQFVEQLRSEERDGAAIPVVALTANAFKEEMARCFEKGMNDYLTKPVELARLKEMLEKWLPQEKTSDAGNGTGVEGGDARDHTIDTEVLRELVGNDEALFGELLQDYMQQLNQDLPEITRAFASGEWSRLQALAHTLKSSSRAVGAQRLGELFFEVETVCRNKEGISNNTMDELDREVGRVLAHIGKIMT is encoded by the coding sequence ATGATAAGCAGGGCGGTAGCGGGAGCGAATGGTATCAGCCATGGCCAGTGGCAGGCTTTCAGGCGTAGCGCCTTGCTGCTGGTTGGCTATTTTATGTTGGCGGAGCTTGGCATGTGGCTGGCCATGCCGCCCTTGCTCAGTGCGCCGGTCTGGCCCGCGGCCGGCCTTGCCCTGTATTGCCTGACCCTGTGGGGGACCCAGTACTGGAAAATCCTGTGGCTGGCGTCTTTTTCGGCCAATGTGCTGCACAAGGTCATGCTGGCGGATCATGACCTCAGTGCTTCCCTTATCGGCATGGCGGCGGTCACCGCCACCGGCTCGGTGCTGGCCACGCTAACCGGTGTGGTTATTTTGAGGAAACTGCTGCGCACTCGGGCCGAGCAGGTCAACGAGGGTTATATTATCGCCCTGTTGCTTTCGACTGTGGCGCTGGCCAGTGTGATCACGGCAGTCACCGGCATCGGTAGTTTTTACCTGTTTCTGTCCCTGACCATGGAGCATCTGGCGGGAAGCCTGCTCAACTGGTGGATGTCGGAAAGCCTGGGCATGTTTATCGCCATTCCCTTTATTCAGTGCGCCGAGCTGAAAAGGACGGGCTTCAACGACTGCCGTGTGGGCAAGCTCCAGTTTTTGCCCATGCTGGTTTGCCTGTTGCTGGTGGTGGGGTTTATTGCGCTAAGCGGAGTGGAAAAGCTGAAAAGCGATCGGCAAATCGCCGCCTTCAGTACCCTGCTGCAAGATAGCCTGGAGTCCTCCTTGCTGTCGCTGGATGACGTCACCCGTTCGACCGCCGCCTACATTTCGAGCAGTGAGCGGGTCACGCCGGCAGAATTCTCCAGTTACGCAAGCAGTCTGCTGATTCGTCCCGGTATTGAAGGGCTGGCCTGGATTCCGAGGGTAATGCATCAAAGCCGGGAGGATTTTGAGGCCAGGGCCAGACGGTCCTTTTATCCTGGTTTTTCCTTGCTGGAACATGATGATAACAGCATTCCGGTGGTGGCAGGCGTCAGGGAGGCCTATTACCCCTTCTGGCTGGTGTTTGTCAGGGGCGGGCGCCAGTCGTTGATTGGTTATGATCTTGGCAGTGAAAGCCGGGAGCTGTTGAAACTGTCCATCGACAGCGGTCAGGTGGTCTTTCAGGAACGCAGGCCGCTGCATTCCGGAGAAACCGATAGCAATGACGACTGGCGTTATTTTGTGCCGGTTTATACACCGGGGTTTAATCCGACGCTGGCCAGCGTGGAAGAGAATCGCCGCGAGTTTATCGGTTTTGTCAGCAGCCTGATTCACTTTAATGCCTTTATAGATGACATCAGGGAAAGAATGGGGCTGCTCGATGTCATTTTTCGCATCACCATGAATTACCGCAACGATGGCAGTCATTTTACCGTGATGGACACTCGACCCGCCGCCGACCGGAAAGGGGCGGCCGATATGCACAGACACTTCGATTACCTTGGCTATAAAAGGTTCAATATTGAGGTCTGGCACGAGGATGCCTGGAAGCCCGCCAGATCCCTGAATACGCAAGGGTTTATGGTGACCGGGGTATTTATTTTGCTGCTGGTGACGGCCTACACTTATAACAGCTTGCTGCAAAATGTGCGTATCTCACAACGGGTGAAGCAGCGTACCGAAGCCCTGAGAAAAACCCGGCAGGAGCTTGCCGATATTCTGGATAACATGACCAGTTATATTGTGGAGGTGGATTTTAAAGGGTGCATTACCAATGTGAACCGAACGCTGCTCAGAGCCTATGGCGGCAACAAGGACAGCCTGCTTGGCGTGCGGGTGACCGACGCCTACTGGTTGCATGACCGGGAAGAAGAGCGGCAACGGCTGCGGAAAGACATCAACGACGCCTGGCGAGGCATGGCGGTCAGGCGCGATGTTGCCCTGACCAGACAAGACGGCCAGGCGCTCTTTGTGGACATGAACATCATTCCGGTGCGGGATGATAACGGCCGGGTCGAAAAGGTTATCATCGCTGCGGTAGACATCACCGAACGCAAGGTGGCGGAAGACAATCTAAAGAAGAGCAGCAAGCGCCTGTTTGAGCTGAACCTGGGCCTGGAAGATCTGGTGGAAGCCCGCACCGGCGAGCTCAGGCAACTGACCGATCAGCTGGAAGACCGCATCAAGGAGCGCACCGCAGAATTGCTGCAGGCACAGCAGAATGCGGAAAAGGCCAACAAGGCCAAATCCTATTTTCTGGCCACCATGAGTCATGAAATTCGTACGCCGCTCAATGGCGTGGTGGGCATGCTGGAGGTGATCTACCAGACCGGCCTGAGCCAAAAACAAAAGGAAGTGATGGACGTCATCTATTCCTCCTCTATCTCCCTGACCGAACTGATTAACTCCATTCTGGAATTTTCAAAAATAGAGTCCGGTACCCTGGATGTGGTGAAAGAGCCGCTGGACTTGACCGCGTTGGTGGAGCAGGTATGCCAGATGTTTGATTACCAGGCTCGCTCCTCCGGGGTGGAGCTGACCATGTTTGTGGATCCGGCGCTGCCGTCGCGAGTGAAATCCGACAGCCTGCGCCTGCGCCAGATACTGATCAACCTGATCAGCAATGCCATCAAGTTCAGCAGCACCAAGCAGCCCGGCAAGGTGTCCGTCAGCCTTAACATGACGCAGAGTGCGCCCTCTGCCATCAGCGTCAGGCTGGATGTGCTCGATAACGGCATCGGCATGAACGAGCAGGTGGTGGCCAACCTGTTTCAGGCCTTTATGCAGGCCGACTCCAGCACCACCCGTCGCTTTGGCGGTACCGGACTGGGGCTGGCCATTACCCATCACCTGGTGGGCTTGCTGGAGGGCAATATCGCGGTGACCAGTGAGCCCGATAACGGCAGCCGTTTCAGCGTGAGCCTGCCGTTTGAGGTGGCAGTCGATGATGAACCGGCAAAGACGGGCCATGACCAGGTCGAGGGGCTGAACTGTCTGGTGATTGGGGATGAACAGGGCATTGTCTCGGGCCTGATGTGTTACCTTGACCATGACCGGGCCAGGGTGAAATTTGCCGAGACGATCCAGGTGGCCGAAAGCATGGCGCCCCGTTATTCGTCGGGGGACTGGGTCTGGATTTATGACCAGCCCCACCAGGAAAACGTCCTGGCGGCATTGAGGCAGGCGGCGTCGGCCTGGACCGGCAGCAAGGTGAGCTTTCTGACCATTGAGCGCGGGGCCCGGCGCAGTGCCCGACGAGTGGCGGAAGATCATGTGATGATTGATGCCAACCTGCTTCGTCGTGCCGCCTTTATGGAAGCGGTGATGATGGCGGCCGGGCTGGTTACGCTGCCCGAACACAACGGTGTGATGGAAAAACACGCCGGCTCGGCTGAAGGTGCCGATCGAGGCAAGGCGCGTATTCTGGTGGTGGAAGACAATGTGGTGAACCAGAAGGTCATCGTGCAGCAGCTGGATCTGCTCGGCTATGACGCCGATCTGGCCGGCAATGGCGTGGAGGCACTGAGTGCGATCCACGAGAGTCACTACCACCTGATCTTTACCGATCTGAGCATGCCTGAAATGGACGGTTATCAGTTTGTCGAGCAACTGCGCAGCGAAGAGAGGGACGGCGCCGCCATTCCGGTGGTGGCCCTGACGGCCAATGCCTTCAAGGAAGAAATGGCCCGCTGTTTTGAAAAGGGCATGAACGATTACCTGACCAAGCCGGTCGAACTGGCCCGGCTGAAGGAAATGCTGGAAAAGTGGCTGCCGCAGGAAAAAACCAGTGATGCCGGTAACGGTACCGGTGTTGAGGGAGGCGACGCGCGTGACCACACCATTGACACCGAGGTGCTTCGAGAGCTGGTGGGTAATGACGAAGCGCTGTTTGGTGAACTGCTTCAGGATTATATGCAGCAGCTCAACCAGGATTTACCAGAAATAACCCGGGCCTTTGCCAGCGGGGAATGGTCACGGCTGCAGGCGTTGGCTCACACCCTGAAGTCCTCGTCCCGGGCCGTGGGAGCACAACGGTTGGGCGAGCTGTTTTTCGAGGTGGAAACCGTCTGCCGGAACAAGGAGGGCATTTCGAACAACACCATGGACGAGCTGGACCGCGAGGTCGGCCGCGTTCTGGCACACATCGGTAAAATAATGACTTGA